A window of Amycolatopsis sp. 195334CR genomic DNA:
CGAACTGGTCCAGGGCACGAAGGGGCGGCGGCTTTCCGTGTCGTCCGAACCGATCCGCCACGAGCGCAGCGGCACGTTGATCGACCCGCGCACGCCGGTCGTGGTGGGCGTCGGGCAGGTGGTGAACCGGCGCCCGGACCTCGACGCACCCCGCGAGCCGGTCGCGCTCGCCGCCGAGGCGTTGCGCGCGGCCGCCGCCGACGCGGGTGCCGACCTGCTGGCCCAGGCGGATCTGGTCTACGCGGTGCCGAGCGCGTCCTGGAGCTACGCCGACCAAGCGGGCGCGGTCGCCGAACTCGTCGGCGCCACCCGGGCGATGACCGTGCAGACCAGCGCCCAGGGCGGTGACGGCGGGCAGCTCGCGATCAACGACGCCGCCCAGGAGATCATCGACGGCCGGGCGGAGATCGCGCTCATCTCGGGTGCGGAGGCCGGGGCCACGATGGCCGCGCTCAAGCAGGATCCCGGCTGGACCCGGCAACCGGAGAACGCCGCCCCCGACCGGAAGATCGGCCAGGACCGGCCCGCCAACAACGAAGCCGAGACGGCCGTGGGCCTCGGCGCGCCGATCTTCGTCTACCCGCTGCTGGAGTCGGCCCTGCGGGGCCGCGCCGGAACCGCGCCCGACGAGCACCGCGACCGGATCGCCGGACTCTGGTCGCGCTTTTCGCAGGTGGCCGCGTTGAACCCGTACGCGTGGGACCCGACCGCGCGCACCCCCGAGGAGATCGCCACCCCGACCGAGCGCAACCGCTGGGTCAGCGACCCGTACACCAAACTCCTCTGCGCCAACCTCCAGGTCGACCTCGCCGCGGCGGTGGTGGTGACCAGCGCGGGCGCGGCACACGCGGCGGGCGTGCCGCAGGACCGCTGGGTTTTCGTGCATGCCGGGGCGTCGGCCACCGAGGAGTGGTTCGTCTCCGAACGGGCCGACCTGGCCGAATCCCCGGCCATCGCGGCTGCCGGAGCCGCCGCGCTCGGCCACGCCGGGATCACCGCGGCCGAACTCGGCCCGGTGGACCTCTACTCGTGCTTCCCGGCCGCGGTCCAGCTGGCGGCGAACGCGCTCGGCCTGCCGTGGGACGACCCGGACCGGCCGCTGAGCGTCACCGGCGGGCTCACCTCCGCGGGCGGGCCGGGCAACAACTACGGGACGCACGCCGTGGCGTCGATCGTGCCGCTGCTGCGGGACGCGCCCGCCGAGGTCGGCCTCACCACCTCGCTCGGCTGGTACGCGACGAAGCATTCCGTCGGCGTCTACTCCGCGACACCGCCGAAGAAGGCGTTCGCGCACCTGCGCCCGGCGTTCACCCGTCCGGCCACCCGCCCCGCGCTGACCGAACTGGACGGTGAGGGCGTGGTCGAAGCGGCCACCCTGGTCTACCGGCCGGACGGCGAGCCCGAGGCGATGCTGCTCAGCGTGCTCACCGACGACGGCGCCCGGGTGTTGTTGCGACGGGAGGAAACACGCGACCTCCTGCGCTGCCGCGTCCGCGTCGCCGACGGCCGGATCGAGGTCGTCGACCGCGAACGCCAGGAACTGCCGCCCCCGCCCGACGCGCCCGTGCGCACCGAGCGCCGGGGCCCGGACGGCCAGATCGCGGTCATCACGCTCGACCGCCCGCCGGTGCGCAACGCGGTGAACCGGCGCCTGGCGCTGGCGCTGGAGCAGGCCGTCGACGACGCCGAAGCCGACCCGTCCGTGCGCGTCCTGGTGCTGACCGGCGCCGGGGGCACCTTCTGCGCCGGCATGGACCTGGCCGAGGCGAACCGGGGCGCGGTGCCGGTCACCGATCGCCGGGGCCCGCTGGGGCTGACCGCCGAACCGCCGGTCAAGCCGGCCATCGCCGCGGTCGAGGGCGCCGCGCTCGCCGGTGGCTTCGAACTGGCGCTCTGCGCCGACTTCATCGTGGCCGCCGAGGACGCGGTTTTCGGGCTGCCGGAAGCGAAACGCGGCCTGCTGGCGGCCGCGGGCGGGCTCTGGCGGACGGCCACGCGGCTGCCCCGCGCGGTCGCGCTCGAACTCGCGCTGGTCGCCGAACCGCTGTCCGCCGGACGCCTCGCCGGGCTCGGGCTGGTCAACCGGGTGGTGCCGCCGGGCACCGCGCTCGAAGCGGCGCTGGAGCTCGCGGGCACGATCGCGGCCAACGCACCGTTGTCGGTTCGCGTCGGCAAGGAGATGATCGACGCCGCGCCCGGCTGGGCCCCCGAGGAAGGTTTCGCCCGGCAGAGCGAGCTGGCCGGTCCGGTGCTTTTGTCCGATGATGCACGCGAAGGGATCGCGGCGTTCGCCGAGCGCCGGGCCCCGGTCTGGTCCGGCCGCTGATCCACCCGTTCCGCCGCCCCCGTTCCGCCGCCACGAAGGAGCCAGTCCCATGAGCGCCGAGTTCGTCGACCACCTCGAGCCCAGCGTGGCCGTCCAGTTCCTGAACCGGGTCGCCGAGACCCCGGATCGGGAGGCGTTCCGCTACCCGGCCGGCGAGGGCTGGAAGTCGGTGACCTGGCGGCAGGCCAGTGACGAGGTCCGCAGGCTGGCCGCCGGGCTGCTCTCGCTCGGCCTGGAACCGGAGCAGCGCGTCGGCATCGCCTCGGGCACCCGCTACGAGTGGATCCTCGCCGATCTGGCGATCATGTGCGCCGGTGGCGCGACCACCACCGTCTACCAGACCACGAACGCCGAGGACACCGCCTACATCCTCGGGGACGCCGAATGCCGCGTGCTCTTCGCCGAGGACGACGAGCAGATCGCCAAGGTGACCGCGAACCGCGCGTCCCTGCCGAAGCTGGCCAAGGTGGTCACCTTCGACGGCAAGGCCGACGGCGACTTCGTGCTCGGCCTGGACGCGCTGGCCGAACTCGGGGACGCCTACCTCGCCGAGCACCCGAAGGCCGTCGAGGAGACCGCCGCCGCGATCCAGCCGGACCAGCTGGCCACGCTGATCTACACCTCCGGCACCACCGGCAAGCCGAAGGGCGTCCGGCTCAAGCACCGCGGCTGGGTCTACGAGGGCGCGGCGATCAAGGTGCAGGAGATCCTCGACGAGACCGACCTGCAGCTGCTGTGGCTGCCGATGGCGCACGCCTTCGGCAAGGTGCTGCTCTCGGCGCAGCTCGCCTGCGGTTTCGCCACCGCCATCGACGGCCGCGTGGACAAGATCGTGGACAACTGCGCGGCGGTGAAGCCGACCTTCATGGGCGCGGCCCCGCGCATCTTCGAGAAGGCCTACGCGCGCATCCAGACCATGCAGGCCGCCGAGGGCGGGGTGAAGGAGAAGCTGTTCACCCAGGCGTTCGCGGACGGGCTGCGGGTGGACGAACTCCGGCGCCAGGGCAAGCCGGTGCCGCCGCTGCTGAAGCTGCGGCACGGGTTGTTCGACAAGCTGGTGTTCAGCAAGGTGCGGGAGCGCTTCGGCGGCCGGGTGCGGTTCTTCATCTCCGGCTCGGCGGCGCTCAACCGCGACATCGCGCAGTGGTTCCACGCCGCGGGCATCCTCATCCTCGAGGGCTACGGCATGACCGAGAACACCGCCGGCGCGGCGGTGAACCACCCGGACACCAACCGGTTCGGCACGGTCGGGCGGGCGCTGCCCGGCGCCGAGGTCAAGATCGGCGAGAACGACGAGGTGCTGCTGCGCGGCCCGCACATCATGGCGGGGTACCACAACCTGCCCGAGGAGACGGCGAACTCGTTCACCGAGGACGGCTGGCTGCGCACCGGGGACAAGGGCAGCCTCGACGAGGACGGTTTCCTCACCATCACCGGCAGGCTCAAGGACCTGTTCAAGACCTCCGGCGGGAAGTACGTGGCGCCCACCGCGATCGAATCGAAGTTCGCCGCGATCTGCCCGTACGCCAGCCAGTTCCTGGTGTTCGGCGACCAGCGGAACTTCGTGGTCGCGCTGATCACCCTGGACCCGGACGCGATCGCCTCGTGGGCGGGGGAGCACGGCATGGCGGGCAAGAGCTACCACGAGATCGTGCGCTCCGAGGAGGTGCGCGCGATGGTCGCCGGGTACGTCGACCAGCTCAACGCCGGGCTCAACCGGTGGGAAACGGTCAAGAAGTGGGAGATCCTCGACAACGACCTCAGCATCGAGTCCGGGGAGCTGACCCCGTCGATGAAGGTCAAGCGCAACGTGGTCGCCACCAACAACGCCAAGCTGCTGGCAGCGTTCTACGAGTGATCGGGGCGTAGTCCCGAAATCAGCACCGCGACCAGCTTGCGGGCGTCGTAGCTGGGGCCCGCGCCGATGCAGAGGTTGCCGACGCCGCGCATGAGTTCCAGCGCGGCCAGCTCGGTGCGGATCTCCCCGGCCTCGGTCGCCGCTTCGAGGAGCTGCGCGCACACCGGCACCAGCCGGTCGAGGAAGTAGGCGTGCAGCGCCTCGAACCCGCTGTCGTCCGACTGCATGGCGGCGGCCAGGCCGTGCTTGGTCACCAGGAAGTCGACGAACCGGTCGATCCACCGCGTCAGCGCGGCGTACGGCGAGTCGTTCGCCGCCAGCAGGGTGGGCCCGGCTTCGGCGCAGGCGTCGACCTGGTGCCGGTAGACCGCGATCACCAGGTCCGCCCTGGTCGGGAAGTGGCGGTAGATGGTGCCCATGCCGACGCCCGCCCTGGCCGCGATCTCCCGCACCGGAGCGTCCACACCGGACTCGACGAAAACCGCGGCCGCCGCGTCCAGCAGGGTCTTCTCGTTGCGCCGCGCGTCCGCGCGCTTGGACCGGGGTCCGTCGTTCACCGTGCCTCCACTGCCGGGGGGTTGCGAAGCGGAACAGTGCTCCGTATGGTTAGTGGAGCAACGTTCCGTTTGCTCATGATGCCATGGAGGGCACCCTCATGCAGTACCGCACCTTGGGGCGCACCGGTGTGCAGGTCAGCACCCTCGCGCTCGGCGCG
This region includes:
- a CDS encoding long-chain fatty acid--CoA ligase — encoded protein: MSAEFVDHLEPSVAVQFLNRVAETPDREAFRYPAGEGWKSVTWRQASDEVRRLAAGLLSLGLEPEQRVGIASGTRYEWILADLAIMCAGGATTTVYQTTNAEDTAYILGDAECRVLFAEDDEQIAKVTANRASLPKLAKVVTFDGKADGDFVLGLDALAELGDAYLAEHPKAVEETAAAIQPDQLATLIYTSGTTGKPKGVRLKHRGWVYEGAAIKVQEILDETDLQLLWLPMAHAFGKVLLSAQLACGFATAIDGRVDKIVDNCAAVKPTFMGAAPRIFEKAYARIQTMQAAEGGVKEKLFTQAFADGLRVDELRRQGKPVPPLLKLRHGLFDKLVFSKVRERFGGRVRFFISGSAALNRDIAQWFHAAGILILEGYGMTENTAGAAVNHPDTNRFGTVGRALPGAEVKIGENDEVLLRGPHIMAGYHNLPEETANSFTEDGWLRTGDKGSLDEDGFLTITGRLKDLFKTSGGKYVAPTAIESKFAAICPYASQFLVFGDQRNFVVALITLDPDAIASWAGEHGMAGKSYHEIVRSEEVRAMVAGYVDQLNAGLNRWETVKKWEILDNDLSIESGELTPSMKVKRNVVATNNAKLLAAFYE
- a CDS encoding crotonase/enoyl-CoA hydratase family protein, which codes for MNRWRTARTVATALVRTAFTRAKSATTADLPEVPAPDGIDGYARHVTASGAVAAEPAAVVDLARDLGRTHEWLTLHAAWRGERPERIEPGAEFVQQIRLMDIPAQARWVVERADEHGFALRGTGPMGITLGLWCSVRPAPDGAVLRLDGALDGAPVRGPVGSTAVHSVERALHESISALAELVQGTKGRRLSVSSEPIRHERSGTLIDPRTPVVVGVGQVVNRRPDLDAPREPVALAAEALRAAAADAGADLLAQADLVYAVPSASWSYADQAGAVAELVGATRAMTVQTSAQGGDGGQLAINDAAQEIIDGRAEIALISGAEAGATMAALKQDPGWTRQPENAAPDRKIGQDRPANNEAETAVGLGAPIFVYPLLESALRGRAGTAPDEHRDRIAGLWSRFSQVAALNPYAWDPTARTPEEIATPTERNRWVSDPYTKLLCANLQVDLAAAVVVTSAGAAHAAGVPQDRWVFVHAGASATEEWFVSERADLAESPAIAAAGAAALGHAGITAAELGPVDLYSCFPAAVQLAANALGLPWDDPDRPLSVTGGLTSAGGPGNNYGTHAVASIVPLLRDAPAEVGLTTSLGWYATKHSVGVYSATPPKKAFAHLRPAFTRPATRPALTELDGEGVVEAATLVYRPDGEPEAMLLSVLTDDGARVLLRREETRDLLRCRVRVADGRIEVVDRERQELPPPPDAPVRTERRGPDGQIAVITLDRPPVRNAVNRRLALALEQAVDDAEADPSVRVLVLTGAGGTFCAGMDLAEANRGAVPVTDRRGPLGLTAEPPVKPAIAAVEGAALAGGFELALCADFIVAAEDAVFGLPEAKRGLLAAAGGLWRTATRLPRAVALELALVAEPLSAGRLAGLGLVNRVVPPGTALEAALELAGTIAANAPLSVRVGKEMIDAAPGWAPEEGFARQSELAGPVLLSDDAREGIAAFAERRAPVWSGR
- a CDS encoding TetR/AcrR family transcriptional regulator; its protein translation is MNDGPRSKRADARRNEKTLLDAAAAVFVESGVDAPVREIAARAGVGMGTIYRHFPTRADLVIAVYRHQVDACAEAGPTLLAANDSPYAALTRWIDRFVDFLVTKHGLAAAMQSDDSGFEALHAYFLDRLVPVCAQLLEAATEAGEIRTELAALELMRGVGNLCIGAGPSYDARKLVAVLISGLRPDHS